Within Kwoniella shandongensis chromosome 1, complete sequence, the genomic segment gcgtACATGTCAACGCTCATCCCGCTTGCCTTCCTATGATGCACCTTGAATCACATAGACGGATCCGCACTGTCTATGAAAGCTGACATGCCATTCCGCACCTATCTAGCTCCTCACACGCCCAACTTCCCTCGCACGAACTTCCATCCTTCGTTCTACGCGTCCTATCGCTCTCAGTATGGCAATGCGAAACTATGCCTCCCCAGCGGGGTTGGAGAGGATCAAGGTGAAGAACCCGGTCGTCGAGATTGACGGTGatgagatgacgaggatcatctggaagaagatcagagaggaggtgagtgctgcATAGCAGAAGCTGAACTCGGCTGCTCTTCAATTGCTAATTCATGTTTCGTTGATAGCTCATCTTACCGTTTGTGGACGTTGACCTCAAATACTACGACTTGGGAATGGAGAACAGAGATGCTGTAAGCTAATTTGTCTCCTCCCGCTTTCtgtggagaaaggaaggTCCTAGCTGACATTATCTGTTATGGCTTAGACCAACGACCAAGTTACTGTTGACTCTGCAAACGCTATCAAACAATACTCTGTCGGTGTCAAATGCGCTACTATCACCCCTGATGAGGCCCGAGTGAAAGAGTTCAACCTCAAAGAGATGTGGAGAAGTCCCAACGGTACTGTGAGTATTCCATGCTACTCATGTGACACCTTGTGTAGGATGAGTAGGACACAGCTGATCTGACTCCGAGGGTAGATCCGAAATATCTTGGGAGGTACCGTCTTTAGAGAACCTATCATCTTGGAGAAGATCCCAAAACCTGTTCCAGGATGGACAAAGCCTATCGTCATTGGTCGACACGCCTTTGGTGATCAGGTAAGGAATAATTCCTGACCTTTCAGACTTGAGCTGACACCGCTGAAACCGCACACCAATAGTACCGATCAACCGACTTCCTCGCTCCCGGTCCTGGTaaactcacactcacattcacCCCCGAGGACGGAAGCAAGCCTACCGAGATGAACGTCTACGACTTCAAGGGTAAAGGTGTCGCTTTGGCCATGTACAACACCGAGGAGAGTATCTACGGATTCGCGCATGCCAGTTTCAAGATGGCTCTGAGCAAGAAGATGCCCTTGTTTATGTCTACGAAAAAGTAAGCTGAACATCCTCCCTCGATTGCGGAAGATGGTAGCTGACAACAAGCACAGCACCATTCTCAAGAAGTACGATGGAAGATTCAAGGATATCTTCCAGGAGGTCTACGAGTCGTGAGTTACTGGAGGGTACAGTTGATAAGTACAACTGCTGATCATGAGCCCTGACCGACACAGCACCTACAAGCAGGAGTTTGAGAAGTTGGGTGTCTACTATGAGCACCGAttgattggtgagttgtgggCCTTGACGTGATGATTTGATGGGTACTAACAAATCACACCAGACGACATGGTTGCACAAGCGATCAAGTCTTCTGGTGGTTTCGTTTGGGCCTGTAAGAACtacgatggtgatgtcatGGTAGGTCACACCCACTGTCACCTCCCAAGTATGACGCTAACCTCGCTCTCCCTCAGAGCGACATTCTCGCCCAAGGTTTCGGTTCCCTCGGAATGATGACTTCCGAGCTCATCACACCTGATGGCAAGACTATGGAATCCGAAGCTGCTCACGGTACCGTCACACGACACTACCGACAATATCAACAAGGTCACGAGACGTCGACCAACCCCGTCGCTTCCATCTTTGCCTGGACTCGAGGTCTCGCTTTCCGAGCTAAACTCGACGATACACCTGCCCTTGCCAGATTCGCGACTGCTCTCGAGGAGGCTTGTGTCGAAGTGATTGACAAGGACGGCGTGATGACGAAGGATTTGGCTTTGGCcatgaaggggaaggacaTGACCAGAGACGATTGGGTCACGACGGATGTGTACATGCAAAAGGTCAACGACAGACTGgtggagaagctcaaggcGTCTAGCTCATAAGGGGTGTCGGTGAGAGAACATAAAACGGATTGTAACGGATCTTGTCATGCATAAAGTCATATCATTGTGACagtcgtctcgtctcgtctcgtctcttcatgatcatcaccatccttACCTACCTACTTGGAAGGTTAGTATTACACCTCCACTTTAGTTCAATTACGTAACGAGAATATTTCTGCAACAGCAATCTTCGAAGGTGTAAAAACCGTCAACCTCAGTGACTATACGTTGATTTCGCATATCGTCTATCACTGTCTTCATCTGAGTGATCCACCTACACGATGACATCGATATCAGCGCCTACTCAACTGGCGACATTCGCCCAACCTCACGCTTCGAGCTCAAAACTTCCGCATGTCCGACTTAGTCCCGTTGTGGGAGATGCTAGGTCGGCCGTCGCAGCTGTTCAAGGGGATGGTGTGTGGACgtatgatgtgagtggctaTGCTCTGCATGAAGTGCTGCTCCTACGGGATCGCAGATGCCATGCATATGGAGCTGAGGACGTACGAGAACAAATCCCTGCAAGAGGTGCTGATTTATTGTCGCAGTTGAGCACTTTGAGACCTACAACATCGTATACCGTACCTCCATCTaccgtcttctccacctctccaatcAGCTACTGGACGACCAGATCCCCCGTCAAGGACACAaccgaggagatggatgtcgatgaggaagaagaagaagaagaggaggaagaagtctctGCGAAGTCTGGGAAGACGGAGAAAGAACGTGTGACGTTGGTAGGATCTGGAAAGGAAGTGTGGGTTTggcgaggcgaagagggagaaaaggaggtggtgtcggtgagtgctgCGTATTAAACCTTTCATGAAAGGGCAGTCACTGACGCAATGCATACTACTATCACGCAGCTATCGAGTCCCGTACATGATATTCACCATCTTACATCTTCACCTTTACCCATCCTCGCTGTATCTGGATCTTCCAAAGTCCAAatacatctcctcgacccCTCTTTCAAATCCCACCCCGTCTCCGTCCCCACATCACTCGGTTTATCCGATACCGTTCTCGTCTCTCGGATCGTCTCGTCGACTGAAGAGTTATGTAAACTCGTACTTGTCGATTTGGTCGGAAAAGTCGTTGTGCTCAGAGTGACGTACGATGATAAACGAGCGGAGAGGGTTTCGGAGGGAATTATCGGGGAAGGCAAGAAATTGACATTTGTGGATGTTAGTCAAGATGGAGTGATCAGTGCCTTGGGTGAGTGCACTAATAAATGCAGGAGGACGTGACTGGACTTGATGCTGACGTGCGATATGTCTTCAGACGGCCAATCAAGACTTCACTGTCGAGATATCCGAGAATTATCGTCATCTGCGACTCAATCCCCCATtcatctttctcatccaccatcaacACCTGCCTTACTCTCACTCCCATCGGCTGGCAAACCACTTGTCCTCGTCCCCACACCTCATCCTACaccatcgcttcttcttgccatTCCTCTCGCAACGCTGCCCACCGTtctttcttccacttcaGTCTCGACATTCACAGCATCTGGGTCCATCTCCCATTTGAGCGTACTGGCAAGCCGGGGTGGTGTTCTCACTGTTGGTGTGGTGTTGAGTCATAAGAACTCGGATGGCGAGAGTGGCCGAAGTGTGATTTACACCTGCGAAGTTGGTCTACCAGAGAAGGGTGTCGGGATGTCTATGTTACTTGGTACTCAAACCAAGTCGAAAATGTACCTTGCTTCGGAATCTGCTCTGGGAGAAAACAAATCCGGTGCAAAGAGCGCTGCGGAAAAAGCGGAAGACGAGATCATTTCGACGATAACGACGAACTTGAAACGAAAGGACGTGGCTTCTGCCGAAAGAGCTTGGACCGAATGGAGTGCTAAACAACCGGTGTTCAGCGAGAAATTTGTCCCACGTATAGTcgagacgatcttctcgGCAGCGCTGAACGACGAAGGGAAGCAAGTTGGTTCATATGCGGGTGGTGTGATCAGGGATCTGGTCAAGACAAGGGTGGTGAGCGatgggatgtggaagagtggTGTGGTCATTGATGGGCTATTACCTTGCGGAGATTGGGTGAGTTGCCGATTCCCTCACACCCCAATATCTCGAGTTTTACTGATTCACAACCTTGTTGTTCGTTTCATAGGAAACCATCCTTCTCGCGTTGAacaccattcccaccatcCCCTCGTCTACGgtcatcgctctcatccgAGCGAGTCTTCAGACATCATCCACGACATCTACCACCACACCTACTCTCgccgttcttcttcgcgaaATCATGTCTGGTCCTTCTCCCGCACCCACCTACCGAATCGATCTTCGACGCGAACTCAATGTTGAAGAAGCGACTTCAGTCCTTTGTCAATTTGTGATTTGGGCAGAAGCGCACGTCGAACGACGCAGCGATAGTTTAGAAGGGTGGGACGTGGACAACGAGAGCGAGTCCAACCCCAAGTCTGCCTCAAACCAAGAAGCCGATTTACCTTCACTGGAATCTGTGATCACTcattcttccctcctcttgGACGCACATCTCCCTTCATTCCTCTCTTACGAAGTCTCACATACTCAACTCGAACGACTCCAACTTGCCCTGGAACCTCTCATCGCTATTCAGAACGATTATCGAAAATTGAGAGGACCCGTCGAAGCTGTTTTGACCCTTGTAAGGAGAGAAAATAGGAAAgctgaagagagagagagtaaTAGAAAGGCAAGACATGGCAGAGGTGGTAGTAAGAAAGCTGCCGGTGTGGCAGGTGCAGCAGGAGGTCCGAACAAATTAccagaggaagtggtgggcAAGTGGAAAGTTGAAGATTTGGTATTCTAGTTCAGCATCGCATTTTACTGCAATTCGTATCTCATCTTGACACGCACATGCAATCCTAATTCTCCAAGACGATTACAACAACTTTTGCATTCTGTATTTCCGCAAGATCCTTGCTTGTCTAGATAGGAAAACACCATCACACACTGGTCCGATCCGGATTGACGCTACTCTAAATCTAcagctcacctccctccaccaccgccacctccggGAACGAACACCGGCGCACTTATTctcatcgttgtcgatggTTGTGCGGCCGTTCCACTGGGGGCTGCAGACGCAGGCGAAGCAGAGAGAGGTTTACCTCTGACCGCATCAGCCTTTCGTGGCGTCGTCGTAGCCAACGCGGGACCATTGGTCTTGTCGCTCCCTTCTGCACTGCCGCCTCCGCTCTTGCCTGTAGTCGCTTTTCCATTCGGTTGTTTCGTTTTCGGTTTTGGTGATGGAACAGCTTCGCCTGTCGCGCTATTTATCTTAGATTTGGGTGCTCCATCTTTcgctccacttccacctccggtTCCACCAACaaccttccctcctccacctgcaccttgTTTCCCTTTCGTATTCGGTATTCGCATCTTgcccccaccaccacctcctcttccaccttttgtCATCCCATTTGATCTACTTGGATTTTCCTCCTTAGCCaatctcgcctcttcctcctgccACCATCTCATAAATTCCTGTTCTTGTATTCTTGCCTTTTCAgcctctctctcttcttcctggATCTGTATCAGACTCTTTGCCGGCTTCTTGGTCGACATCTCGGCTATATCCCTTTCTTCCTGTTGGATAGCCAATAACGAGAAAGATTGCGTTGCGGCTGTCGTGGGAGAAGTCGCCAAGATTGGAGGAGCGGGGGAAGGCGCGAATGTAGTAGGTGTAGCCCATGCTGCATTGTTACTTGGTACGGGACCAGATATCTTGCGAGACGCAATTGGGGGAGTTGCCAATTTTACAGGTGTGATAATCCGACTAGATCCAGTACGTACAGGTACCGGAGAAGCTTGAGATCCAGCAGGTCGATTCAGTGTGGAAGTTTGTTGCGCCTGAACAGAAGATAGTGATGTCTTTCGCACTTCAAGCGGACGCCATGATGGACCGccggaagcagaagaagtggaaggtgggCTTCGAGCTGTGCTGATTGCTGGAGATTTGGTAGGTGTTGACGTTGTCATAGGGATCGTCGAGCTGGATCCACGAGGAACACTGCCTGGAATCTGTGGACCTCGAGCAGGAGTTCGTGACCCAGCTGCTTCCGCCATGATACTTCGAAGATCGACCCTGTTCGAAGATCTTAGTCAGCCGAAAACCCTCTTGTGCAAAGACAACATCGAGCCTATGCACTTACTTCTCCGTCTCTACCGTCTTGGAACGCCATGTTTGTGGTTTAGCAGAAGCAGACAAGTCCAACGGAGTCATCGGTCTCGCTGCTCTTGGCGTCTGTGCACCCGATGATGGCGTAGGGAAATCATCGTCCATCTGAAACATCCCGTCCGCGGCGGAAGACGAACGATCAGGTTGTGGCTGTATCTCCGGGCTGGCAGTTGGCGAAGGTAatggtcgaggtcgacgcTTCTCCCTCACAGGAGTCATCGTTTCTACTGGCGACAGAGCCGGTGATCGAGGCTTCCATCTGAACGGTTGTCGAACTCTTGGTACCGGTATATCTTGTAATAGCAACCAATCACGATGCTTTTCCATTGCTTGCTTGACCAGAAATTGACTTCTCGACACCGACAATTTCGCACCTTGTTTCTGAGCGATAGTCTCGCACAGATCTTGCAGAACGTCGTGCTCCA encodes:
- a CDS encoding isocitrate dehydrogenase [NADP], mitochondrial, with protein sequence MAMRNYASPAGLERIKVKNPVVEIDGDEMTRIIWKKIREELILPFVDVDLKYYDLGMENRDATNDQVTVDSANAIKQYSVGVKCATITPDEARVKEFNLKEMWRSPNGTIRNILGGTVFREPIILEKIPKPVPGWTKPIVIGRHAFGDQYRSTDFLAPGPGKLTLTFTPEDGSKPTEMNVYDFKGKGVALAMYNTEESIYGFAHASFKMALSKKMPLFMSTKNTILKKYDGRFKDIFQEVYESTYKQEFEKLGVYYEHRLIDDMVAQAIKSSGGFVWACKNYDGDVMSDILAQGFGSLGMMTSELITPDGKTMESEAAHGTVTRHYRQYQQGHETSTNPVASIFAWTRGLAFRAKLDDTPALARFATALEEACVEVIDKDGVMTKDLALAMKGKDMTRDDWVTTDVYMQKVNDRLVEKLKASSS